The Aspergillus luchuensis IFO 4308 DNA, chromosome 6, nearly complete sequence genome segment TTCCGGACTAGCCGGCGGTCCATCCACCGTTGAAAGACATGCGAGTCAGCTTTGATTGTGATGGGACGAAGACTAAGCCGGTAGCGTCGGCTACGACTCACAGACACACCAATGAAGGGAGCGGGCATCCCGCCGGTGTCAGAATTTTCTTCCAGATTACCTATCATGAAGATGACCAGGTCCGGCGATTCAGTGGGAATGAAAAGACCGACAGATTTACTTCCccgaggaggatggattCTGGACCACGGACCGCCGTCCAGTTAGATATCAACCACACAGTACTAGATAGCAGTagttactacttagtagtagttaagtAATCCCCGAGAGCTACTTTAGCCACCCACGTGGAAGGAAATGGGGCCGGGATATTACTCACGATGCTATTTAAAATGATGGATAGCTTCAAAGTCCCTGGGGATAGGCCACATCACGATGGGTTCGCGTTCCTGGTGGATTCGTTGTTGATTAATTCATATTAATCTACATGTCAACCAACGGTTGGAACCCCCCGAGAAGGAAGGTGCTTAACGGATAGATAGCACACAGTAAGCGGGATTCTGCTTGCGACGAGACATTAATGCCCAGTTGTGGTAGTGTTTGTGTGTTTTGTGTGCTTATCCCAGGGGGGATTCATTATTCTCTTGTTGAATTTACAGTTTGTCCTCCCGTAGCCGAAAAACCAAACCCGGTCACATTCGCGGAATACCAGAACAGGTAACTAATGGGAGAATCAAGCAAGCGAATAGGAAGGATGAATCAAGAGCAGGGCGGTAGGTTCTTCTTCAAAAGATCGCGCCTATAATGTGGCTTGGTAAGAGTTTGTCTGCTCTCAGTCCGGTCAACCGGAGGAAGTTTTTCTTTCGATCTTGCTCGCTCCGCACAGTCTCGATGGGATGGAAGTGATTCGAGGACTGACTCTGGGTGCGTCGCTGTAGGCAGTAAGCTCTAGCTCAAAGGAAGGGCCGGAGGTCCAACTCTCGCGCTATGGACCGGCCCGATACTTGATCTGTACACTTACCTCCAACAATAGTCGAGGGTCACCCAACAGATAGCCAGCAAAGTTCAGAATATGctattagttagttaactaactacgAAGTAGAGTATTTCACATCGTCTTCGAGGTTGGAGAGCCCTGTGTTACTAGTCAATTAGGTCTCTTTCAAGGTCAACGGTACATGCAATACTGTGCTACCTCGAACAGTTGATCTCTCCTAACCTATTTAGTGTGTCTCACGGGGCTAACATTTTAGCTCATGAATGGTGACCTTTTGCTTCCGATAAATCTCCCTATGCTGCAGATGCAATAGGGGGAAAGGACAataccttcccctccccaccaggGTGCCTCCAGGGATTTCCCATCCTCAAACTAAGACTGACCGGATGCCGATTTGTCAAACGTCATATACCGCGGCGATGGAGACTTGTGTTCTACTTAGCTAGCCCCTTTTCGTTGTTCGAGAACGCTACTAGTCTTCTACGATGTTGGGGGGCACCTATATCCACGAACCTGTTACTGGTGAACATCAAGGTTAACTCCCCAATAGTGTGCAAATAATGACTAATAGAATACTCGTAACTCACTAGCATTGTCCGAGGTCGTTGAGGTTTCCGACGCACTTCTGCTTGACAAACAACGACGCTTCGCAGCCCAAGTACAATGGCTCTTGGGCGAATTTGTTACACTTTTACAAAATCCCGATAATCAGGATGATTGGTTTTAGTCCGGTTCCccaggggagagagggggggcgCGGAatgttctttccttctccccgtcGCACTTGAGTGGAACTTGCGACTCTTAGGGCATCGTCAACCGTGAAAATCCTCCTGCTACacgggatggatgggtccTCATGGACCTACTTTAGTCCATACAGACGAGTAGCTTGCTCCATAAGGCGTCATATCGAGCACTGCCTTTCTGATCCCTTGGTAGAACTTCGGGCAGTCACCTGGTGGCGCAAAAGGTTCTTGTTCACCAGCAATTATCTAGCTTTACTCGCCTGGGCACGCCATGAGCAAGTGTGCCATGGTTTGCCTTTCATCCATCGCGGGTTAATTGTTGGCACCACATGCGCATTGGATTTCTCTTTGCGCCAGGCGAATAATTGTTCCTTAGTGCCTCCGTCATAGGGACACTTAGAGCTAATGAACTTGTTCCTGACTCCTGATCCAATCTGCAAATCTGCAATCGGGGCGAATACCATTTGTTACCAGTTACCATGCCCGTTCTGACTTATGTCTGTTGTGGGGAGGCAGCCTTGGAACTTAGTGTTTCCAAGCACCCACATCGTGTCTACCCGAAACCATCTCAAGACTGAACCTCAAATTGAATGCAACTCCTTGTCCTGTAAGCAGCGGACAAAACAATCCAGGTGGGACAGGGACCGATTTATGATGTAAAGCACGAGGCGTCGCAGGCAGCAAGCTCTAAGCTGGTCGTTCGTTTGGAAGGTTCTGTAGATAGACAAGTGCAATAGGTAGTTCGTTTCTATGCAATTCTAAAGATACCTTCCCAAACATATACCCATGTCAGACAGTATGGTCTAGATTCTAGGTTGATCTCGATTGACTGTATGGGTTGTCGGGTTCAAACTGGTTCGTTCCCAGTGTGCGTGGTCGGTAACAACAGCATGATCAGAACAGCGAAGGTTCGGTCAACTCCTGCAATTCCCCAATTTACTTGGTAGAATGTAATCTATATGAGAATCTTCGAATCTACGTCAGAAcgagaacagaagaaagagaaagagagatagagtgaaaataaatattaaaaaaaagaaagagagaaagagagagaagaggaggggttgttgttacCTGAAAGTAGCGGATACCCACCGGGAGACTTCCATACAAGGCAAAATGACCGTATCATACCGTACCCTCCCACTTGTTTCCACAACCCCCCGTGGGTCTTGGGTTGCAGCATTGTCCAGCTCCAGATTGCTACCTTCTTACTTACCTTCAGTAGTATGGTAGTTGATTTGGCTACTCACCCATTCACTCAACTTAATGACCTGACGGATTTGACTGCCTCCTGCCTTAGAACTGTCATCCTGTGACCTTTCCTATCCCCTCCTTCGGTCGGTGTACTTGACTTTACTTTACCTGACTtacttccaccccctcctcctcctactGCAACTTCCTCCCTTCTCTGTTCTTCTTACTCCGTCCATCTCGCCTACACTGTATCATTGTTGCCTCtgttttctctctcccatcatcaccttaGGATCTTTTCGTTTCAATCCCAACTCCAATTGTGTCTCGTCCGGTTAGATTGATTCTAGTAATTCATTGGTTCCGATCTAGCCCATCCACTGATTGATTTCCAggctcctactactacttacctcTTGTAACTAAACCGCGGTTGTTGGTCTCCAGCAGGGATCATCGTCTCCGCTACTTCATTATCTATCATCCCTCTATCCTAGTCATCCTTTTTTTcgccctttcttttctttttagttaattttctattttattttattcttcctCATTTTAATTTTCCCTTTTACCCTCTCCATACCatcccctcatcatccttctaGTATTTCTTTCTGTACTTCTTGGaatccttcccatcctctgctctctctctctctctctcacttttcctctctccctctttcttttccattttcctcgattcctcctctcccgggTACACCTCTCATTCTTCGGGACCTTAACTTGGAACCATtcccaaaacaacaacaacaattggGGGTTGCCCCTCTTCCGTCGAATCTTTTCCGGCCAAGCCTCTTtggacctcctcctccctttaGGTCCTGcgcctcttcccctcctccccctccactctCGTCAAAACTCAGCATCCCCCCCGAAAAAAAAGTCACCTTTTGCAGCCTGCGGATACTTTCTCAGTACATCCGCTGCTGGCGATCATTGTCTGCGTCTCGCCCCTCACGTGGCAGAATTACCTTGAGGCAAACCTATCTGTGTGTCTCGAAGCTCGGGCGAGCCCCGTTCATCTTATTTTCTTACGTTCACGCGGAGTTCCGGGCCAGCTCACTAATTGAACTCCGCCCGCTTGTGCCATTCTGCAGCTGTGGGTGGCCGCTTATTTGAGAGTCCTCGAGCCAAATCAAGAGGttctccttcaccacatTCTCTTCCAATCTTTGGttgcttttcccccctccattGCTACAAAGGTCGCAGTAACGAGAATTCGGCGACTTTTTCATCGCTCTTCGTTCACACCTTTCTCCCTcactcttttttctcccttaaTTTCCACCCTCTTCCCAGAGCGTTTTAGGTACgtattttcccctcccttaaCCCCCTCCTCTGGCTGCTCCTGTCGCTTCCGGTGTGGACTGGTGAGCTTGGACTGGGGGTCCAAAGGCAATGGATTCCGGTGGCTAACCGCACTACCCAAATAGCCGTCCTCCTTAGGACCCCAGCGTTTCGCGAATCGAAACGCTCCGTTCCCGCGTCCGTGCTCACCGTGGAGCCTTCATAgatctctttgcttttcttttctttccctctcttcctcttttcacTCCTGTGGTCTTTACCCACCCCCGGTTGTTCCCCAGTGACACACCCAATTATTTCTCAACCTATCACCCTACCATTCTGGTAGAATAATCATTCACCATGTCGGGGAAAATGACATTGTACAAATTGGTGGTGCtaggggatggtggtgtcgGAAAGACAGCCCTCACAATTCAGGTTAGCCCTTCGCGTACCCGCCCGCACTGGTGTCCCGACAACTGATCTTTGGACCTTGGTCTTTCCCAACAGCTTTGTCTAAACCATTTCGTTGAAACCTATGATCCGACCATCGAAGACTCGTATCGTAAACAAGTCGTGATTGATCAACAGTCGTGCATGTTGGAAGTACTGGACACAGCAGGTCAGGAGGAATATACTGCGCTGAGAGACCAATGGATCCGTGACGGCGAAGGGTTCGTCCTCGTTTACAGCATCACCTCGAGAGCTTCGTTCTCCCGCATACAGAAGTTTTACAATCAGATCAAGATGGTCAAGGAATCGGCCAACTCCGGATCGCCCTCGGGAGCCAGTTATCTGGGATCCCCGATTCACACGCCTTCGGGCCCCCCGCTTCCGGTGCCGGTCATGTTGGTCGGTAACAAAAGCGACAAGGCCGTTGAGCGCGCCGTTTCGGCTCAGGAGGGACAGGCGCTCGCCAAGGATCTTGGTTGCGAATTCGTCGAGGCTTCCGCAAAGAACTGCATTAATGTGGAGAAGGCCTTTTATGACGTGGTCCGCATGTTGCGACAGCAGCGTCAGCAACAGCAAGGGCGATCTCAGGATAGACGAACGACCGGTTTGGGTGCCGGGCGTGATCCTGGTCCCGAATATCCCAGATCGTTCCGGCCCGACCGTACAGGAAGCCATCGCCGCCCCTTCAAGTGCACGATTCTGTGAATAGTTGGCTCCGCACGGCCCGTTCAGCTGGCTGATTGATTCCCTTCCCGGCTCCTAGATGCTGgccctgctgcttctgctgctgcaaggaTCACACACCTATATTTCTCGATCAGTCAGTGATCTGATAATCTTTTCGCATTcttatctctttttccctctccccaactTACGTCTGCCCCTGGCCTCTCTATCTCATACTTCTCTTATATGACCTCGTGGAGGTTCGGACCAGGGGCGGCATCTTCCCCATGTTCATACCGGTTGGTCGACAATGCGCCGTCCAACAAGATCTTTACGCAACGTACAACTTTCGACCTGTTTATTGTTTCGTTGACGCTCGTCCTCTCGGTCCCCAATCCTCGCAGGTGCCCAATCCGAACAGATGCGAGGGCGGGTCAGCGATTGTGCTTGATGCATGAACCATGCTTGTctattaatagtattatatgtGCCGGGGGGCTGGATTTTTCTTTCGCGTCCATGGCAGGGTGTTTCGGCTACAATGGGGGATCTTATGTTTCAAAGGACAGGGGATTCCGGAGCTGCTGGGACCATAGAACGATGCGCAATTTCTGTTCTTGTTtgttaatttttttttattatttcgttttcttcttggctttggtTGTCCGGCGCCCGTCGGCATAGCGCCCAACCTTCCGCATATATGAATGGCGCATGAAGGGCCAGGAGGCAAGAGGGGCAGCTGGTCGAGGCAATGGAGAGCGATGAGTCGGAGGAAGCGATGAGGGGCGGCGGTAGATGATGGAACGACTCGTGTGGTAGAGCGAGGATGGCAGTCGACCGTTTAGCAGGCATTGCGATATGATACCCTACGGCTGAGCTTTTGAGTTGTGAAATTTCGATGCATTCGCATTACCACAAAAGAATCACAAAGAtgttaaaaaaaaagaaagatggatCCCTTCGATAACCTAATATACTATTCTATTTCCGTCACACCAGTTGATGTTGAGGATGGTTCCGTATGCGGGGAGAGACCCAGATAGTAACTAATGAGTTATACTAGTACTGTGATTATGCTAGTATCTTGACATTTGTAGGTTGAGCAATTGGTAATTGAATACCTATACTAACTAAAGGTGGTAGTATACATATCAGCTGAAGCTAGCTGAAACCAGCTGACCAGTGAGGATGTTCCAATGAAGGCATCAGATGAATTCCTTTTTCCTGAATACGAACTGTCCCATGAGGTAAATGATGCTAACTAAGATTGTAACAGCTCGGTTATCGCGTCTGAtactactagatactacTCCTGTATGCATGAGGTCTCATTCTTGAGGCTGTCTAACTCAACTGGTCACTAGTCAACCTTGGAGTAAGTTCTGTACTACCAGTGGTTATTAAAGTCTCTTCGTTCATGATTTTCGCTCATTTCTGGTAGATACTAGTAAATACTCCAACTGTACTGTACCATGGTTTTCGCTTTCCCAAGGAATTGATTCTGGTTTTGCTGCAGTAGCACATGTTGAGGAAAGTGTCTCCATAAAGCGGAGAAAGATGGTGTGGGTCTCTGGGAAGGGAGATTGACCACTTGGTTAACCTCCCTTCCTTGTCATCCCCACCTTTTGGTCTGCTTCCCCCTCatcttccccctctctcttcttgtcttgtctcctccctctcaccTTTACTCTGcccacttcccctccttctcatcctcggtGATCGACAACACATCCCCCCTCGGCTGTCACCGTAGAATCCCTGTCGGTCCATGTTGTCTCGGTGCGGTCGCGCCGCCGCGAACGCCACTCTGGATTGAAGACAAACCATGTTCAAAGTGTCCCTTCCCCTCCGTGGCCACTTCGGCGGTGCATCGCCCTAGTACAGACCGACACATCCCCGAGCCTGCACGTTAAACGCCGGTGTCCATGCTAAACCCCCCTAGACTCACGGCACACCAGCGCGGTCCCGGATAGCATGTCCAATTCTTGACCCATCCCGCGGAATGTGACAGGGACTAACTGCTCAGTATCTGCAAGAggaccctcatcctcccaccagAACTGACACCGCTTCCTATTCATATTGGCCATGTGGGCGTGTGTTGCTGCCAGTCCATTTCTTGTCTCTTCCATCGGCTTTGCATCCGTTACTATTTGTTTCGGTCCTATCCCTTCGACGCTTTCGAAGAGAGGCCCCTCCCTTTTCCAGCATCGTTTTCGATCCACGATGTCACTCCACCCGCAACAGTTGGTACACAACATCTCCCTGCGCGACCCAGAAGGCTTCTGGTCTCGCCAGGCCGAACAACTGTACTGGCATAAACCGCCATCACGTGCCATCAATCAGCAAACGAAAACAACTCCCAATGGCTCCAGTCATTCTCACTGGAGCTGGTTCCCGGACGGAGAGATCTCGACCACCTACAACTGTGTCGATCGGCATGTCCATTCGGGAAATGGAGATAATATTGCTATCATCTGGGAGTCCCCGGTGACGGGGACGAAGGAGAAATATACATACAAACAGCTATTGGACGAAGTCGAAGTTCTAGCAGGCGTGCTCAGGGAAGAGGGTGTGCGAAAGGGCGACGTCGTCATTATCTACAGTAAGACTCAATTCTGAAGCATCCTCGACCAAGATAAATGAACCAGAATCTAACGATCGGCAGTGCCTATGATTCCTGCGGCACTCATTGCTGCTTTGGCGATCGCACGCTTAGGTGCTATTCATGCCGCAGTCTTTGGCGGTTTTGCAGCCAAGTCGCTCGCACAACGCATCGAAGCGGCCAAGCCACGCGTCGTCATGACGGCGTCGTGCGGTATCGAAGGGTCGAAAGGTCCTATCTCCTACCGACCGTTGGTTGAGGGTGCTATCGAGCTGAGTCGATTCAAGCCAGAGAAAGTGATCGTGTGGCAGAGGGATCAGCTGCGATGGAACAACCCCGATAAGTTAGGTGGACAACGTAACTGGCAACGACTGGTAAAAAGCGCACGCATGCGTGGCATCAGGGCCGAGCCGGTACCCGTGAAGAGCACAGATGGACTCTATATCATCTATACTAGTGGTATGACCCCGATCGTCAATGAGGCCCTTGGGTAAAACTGACTCGAGAACCAATTCCAAGGCACCACGGGCTCGCCCAAAGGCGTGTTTCGCGAGGCCGGTGGGCATGCAGTAGGACTCCAGCTGTCAATGAAACACCTATTCGATATACAAGGCCCGGGAGGCGTCATCTTCTGCGCCTCTGACATTGGATGGGTGGTCGGTCATTCATACATCTTGTATGGGCCACTCTTGGTTGGAGCAACGACAATCCTTTTCGAAGGAAAACCGGTGGGAACGCCGGACGCGGGCACCTTCTGGCGGATTATCGAAGAGCATAAGGCCCATGTGTTGTTCACGGCACCCACAGCCATGCGGGCCATCCGCAAGGATGATCCCAACAATCGCTGCTTTAAAGAGGTGGCCCAGCGAGGCGGTCTCAAACACTTTCGCGCACTGTTTCTTGCGGGAGAAAGGAGTGAACCCAGCATTGTCCAAGCCTACCAAGAACTTCTGAGCCAATACGCTGCTCCCGGTGCAAAGGTGGTGGACAATTGGTGGTCGTCAGAGTCAGGCTCTCCCATATCTGGCTTGGCACTAAGAAGCGCTGCGGCAATGGAGCCGTCCTCGCGCCATACTGATGCAGTGAAGCCATTGGCCATTCGACCAGGCTCTGCAGGTCTGCCCATGCCTGGATTTGACGTGCGCGTAGTCAATGACGAGGGAAAACCGTTGCCTCCGGGCACGATGGGGAATATTGTCCTGGGCATTCCACTGGCGCCCACCGCATTCACGCAACTTTTCAACGACGACGATCGATTTTACCGGAGTTATCTACGTAGATTCAAGGGACAATGGCTCGACACCGGAGACGCAGGGATGATCGATAAAGACGGATATATACATATCATGGCACGATCCGACGATATCATCAACGTCGCGGCGCATCGCTTCAGTACGGGTAAGTCTCGACGTCGCATcactgaatatatatatatatatatctatctatgtaGGGAGAGTAGATACAGGCTAACACTTCTATGAAAGGCGCCATCGAGCAAGCAATCCTCTCGCACCCGCAAATTGGCGAAGCCAGCGTGGTTGGCCTCCCGGACCCGCTGAAGGGCCACCTCCCGTTCGCGTTCATTCAGCCACGGACCGCGACCGGGCCCATCCCCGCGAAACCTGCAGCGGAATTGTTCCAGGAGGTGAACGGGCTGGTGCGCGACCAGATCGGGGCAATCGCGTCCCTGGGAGGCATGATCCAGGGCCGGGGAATGATCCCGAAGACGCGCAGTGGGAAGACGCTACGCCGGGTGCTGCGGGAGCTGGTTGAGCATGCAGTGCGCGGGGAGTACGAGGCGCCGGTGAATGTGCCGCCGACGGTGGAAGATGCCgaggttgtggatgaggcACGACGACGGGTGCGGGAGTACTTTGAGCGGCAGGCGCGGGCGAAGCTATAATCACTTGTTGGATGACATTGGATACGTATAAAGCTGTATGGGTGACATTTGTTGATATATATGGCTGCACTTGCTGAGTTGGATGCTGGGTGTGTGAAGCTTCTACCATTGATTCAACTGTATTTGTCAATGCACGGCCGAGATTTATGTTTCTATTGAACGGATATACGCAAATATTATAAGTGAacatatgtatgtatctgtATCTGAATCGCTTCAGAGACGTGACTCAAAACATTAAAGTTATAGACAATAGAAAATCGAGGACATGAACAACCGGAAGCCAAGCGATGCGAAGCCGTAGATGAATATGAATAAAAGAAGAGTAAAAAAACCATAGACGTCAGAAGATTCCAATAAGGTATAAAGCACACAATAAGTTATTTGTCAGTCGAGtcgtaaaagaaaaaaaaggtaaaaAGTATCGACACAAACAAAGGAAACCACCCATCCGATCATTTACCTCCACTGATTCGCTAGTATCCAGTAGATTCTCGCATGGTATAGATAGAAGTCCCGAAAGTCAAGAGGGACCTTCTATATGCCTCTATAGATCTGATTCCattcacacacacacacactcaagTCAAGTCATTTACAGAAGGAAGGCGACGAGAGCGAAGACGGAAGCCAAtccggcaccagcaccagccgcGGCGCGGGTAGCGGCGCCAGTGAAGACAGGGGCGGAGGGAGTGGTggcagagccagagccagtgCCAGCGGCGGAGACACCCTCGGGGGAGGTAGCAGAGGagccggagctggagctggagctggaagagctaGCAGGGGCGGGGCTAGAGGCAGCGGGGGTGGCGCTGGAGGAAGCAACgagcttggaggaggcgggcTTGCTGCTGGGGATCAGAGGGCGAGAGGAGGGGTGGAAGCCACTAGGGGTGGGGACCGGGGTGTAAGAGACGACCGGGGTGGTGGCGCCGATTCCATTGGCACCGGCTCCGCTGGGACCAGCGGAAGCACCGGGGGAACCAGCTCCGGAACCAGCGGCAGCACCACTGGGggaggagccggagccggagccagagccagagccggcGGAGGCACCGCTAGGAGAAGCACCGGATCCAGAGCCGGATCCAGAGGCGGCCTCACTGGGGGAGGGACCGGTACCGACAGCAGCGGCGCCGCTGGGGGAAGAGCCGGAGCCAGAGCCTGCGGCGGCACCGCTAGGAGAGGCACCAGAGCCGGAGCCCGAGGCACCTTCGCTGGGGGAAgcgccagagccagagccggagccagagccaggagCCTCACTGGGGGAGGCACCGGTACCGACAGCAGCGGCACcttcgggggtggaggtggcagGGACGGCAGTAGCGGAGCTGTTGATATCAAATCAAGTCAGTTTGAGGTTATTCGGATAGTGATCTTCGCGGATGGAGCCGAGAACATACCACTTGTCACAGTGGGTCACAGTCGAGGTAACCAAGGGAGTGGAGTAGGTGTAGGGGGTGCCGGagatggtgacggtggtAGGCTATATCGAATGAAGTCAGTTGATGCTGATTGAGGCGGAAAATTCAGGGAGGGTGAAAATGTCGTACCTGAGCAGCAACCGGGGTAGTCTGGGCACCCGAGCCAGAACCGGCACCAGGACCAGTGGCCAGAGAAGTGGCCTTAGGGCAAACGGTGGTGTACTCGGTGACATAGACGGTCTTGTACTCGGTAGCAATGGCACCGGCAGCCAGGGAGGCAACGACAGCAGCGGAAGCGACACGCATTTTGATGGATGTGGGTGGAATTGAAGGTGCTTTGTTTGGATTTTTGTGTAGAGATTGGATATATAGATGACGTCGAAGGACTGACGGAGAGATAGGATCTCTTTTCTCGTTTGTAAAGACTGTAGTCTTGGGAGGGATTGACTGTGTTCGTGTAAAAAGAATGTACTCGGTTGAAGAACCGGAAGAGCTGAAACAGCGAGTGagtggagggaagaaaagagtgaacgagagagagaaagagagagagagaaaaggaggcgAACCAGCGGGCCGATCccgatattaatataaataacattACAGAGTAAAAGGAAGGAGCGAAGAGGGGGCAGCCACCATCGCTCCTTCCAGTCTAGTGCTGTCCGTCCACAGTCGGGCCATTACCAACAATACACATACAGTGAATTAGTGCCTTCTATTATTTCTCCTATCTTCTACCCTTTCTCCGGGGTATTCTTTCCCCCTAGTGACCATACCGTTACCACCTGGAAGTTCCCCACGTTCAATTTCGGGCTGCAGGAACCCAGCGGGCAACTGGCAATGGTGAAACATCACCAATTAATGAGTGCTTCACTGCCTTTCTCTCAGGGTCTGGATGCTGTTGGCATCATAATTCGATCTGTTAGTTTTGCTTGGGTCTGTCTTGTTCTGTATTTTCCCCCCTTCAccgtctttctttttgtggCTACCAGTTGTCTTTGGGTCAGGAACCGGGTGTTGTTCACTAAGGTTTAATGACTCCTGAGAATCATTGCCTCCTTCAGTCATAGGTCCATATCCGGTTTCTATTCATAAGTCGCCAAATCTCAGGATCATCCTGCTCGACAGTGCTAGAGTTTGCAGCTGAAGGTCAATGTGAGAGCCTCGCTACGAGGAAACGGAGTACTTAGTAGAACGGAGTATAGTTTTAGTGGATAAACAGTTCTAGATCGTGATCATCGATGT includes the following:
- the rasB gene encoding Ras small monomeric GTPase RasB (COG:S;~EggNog:ENOG410PM57;~InterPro:IPR005225,IPR001806,IPR027417,IPR020849;~PFAM:PF08477,PF00071;~go_component: GO:0016020 - membrane [Evidence IEA];~go_function: GO:0003924 - GTPase activity [Evidence IEA];~go_function: GO:0005525 - GTP binding [Evidence IEA];~go_process: GO:0007165 - signal transduction [Evidence IEA]), which codes for MSGKMTLYKLVVLGDGGVGKTALTIQLCLNHFVETYDPTIEDSYRKQVVIDQQSCMLEVLDTAGQEEYTALRDQWIRDGEGFVLVYSITSRASFSRIQKFYNQIKMVKESANSGSPSGASYLGSPIHTPSGPPLPVPVMLVGNKSDKAVERAVSAQEGQALAKDLGCEFVEASAKNCINVEKAFYDVVRMLRQQRQQQQGRSQDRRTTGLGAGRDPGPEYPRSFRPDRTGSHRRPFKCTIL
- a CDS encoding putative GPI anchored protein (COG:S;~EggNog:ENOG410Q2ME;~SECRETED:SignalP(1-18)); protein product: MRVASAAVVASLAAGAIATEYKTVYVTEYTTVCPKATSLATGPGAGSGSGAQTTPVAAQPTTVTISGTPYTYSTPLVTSTVTHCDKCSATAVPATSTPEGAAAVGTGASPSEAPGSGSGSGSGASPSEGASGSGSGASPSGAAAGSGSGSSPSGAAAVGTGPSPSEAASGSGSGSGASPSGASAGSGSGSGSGSSPSGAAAGSGAGSPGASAGPSGAGANGIGATTPVVSYTPVPTPSGFHPSSRPLIPSSKPASSKLVASSSATPAASSPAPASSSSSSSSSGSSATSPEGVSAAGTGSGSATTPSAPVFTGAATRAAAGAGAGLASVFALVAFLL
- a CDS encoding putative acyl-CoA synthetase (COG:I;~EggNog:ENOG410PIJN;~InterPro:IPR000873,IPR020845,IPR032387,IPR042099, IPR025110;~PFAM:PF00501,PF16177,PF13193), producing MWACVAASPFLVSSIGFASVTICFGPIPSTLSKRGPSLFQHRFRSTMSLHPQQLVHNISLRDPEGFWSRQAEQLYWHKPPSRAINQQTKTTPNGSSHSHWSWFPDGEISTTYNCVDRHVHSGNGDNIAIIWESPVTGTKEKYTYKQLLDEVEVLAGVLREEGVRKGDVVIIYMPMIPAALIAALAIARLGAIHAAVFGGFAAKSLAQRIEAAKPRVVMTASCGIEGSKGPISYRPLVEGAIELSRFKPEKVIVWQRDQLRWNNPDKLGGQRNWQRLVKSARMRGIRAEPVPVKSTDGLYIIYTSGTTGSPKGVFREAGGHAVGLQLSMKHLFDIQGPGGVIFCASDIGWVVGHSYILYGPLLVGATTILFEGKPVGTPDAGTFWRIIEEHKAHVLFTAPTAMRAIRKDDPNNRCFKEVAQRGGLKHFRALFLAGERSEPSIVQAYQELLSQYAAPGAKVVDNWWSSESGSPISGLALRSAAAMEPSSRHTDAVKPLAIRPGSAGLPMPGFDVRVVNDEGKPLPPGTMGNIVLGIPLAPTAFTQLFNDDDRFYRSYLRRFKGQWLDTGDAGMIDKDGYIHIMARSDDIINVAAHRFSTGAIEQAILSHPQIGEASVVGLPDPLKGHLPFAFIQPRTATGPIPAKPAAELFQEVNGLVRDQIGAIASLGGMIQGRGMIPKTRSGKTLRRVLRELVEHAVRGEYEAPVNVPPTVEDAEVVDEARRRVREYFERQARAKL